One Centroberyx gerrardi isolate f3 chromosome 2, fCenGer3.hap1.cur.20231027, whole genome shotgun sequence DNA window includes the following coding sequences:
- the gdnfa gene encoding glial cell line-derived neurotrophic factor isoform X1, translating into MKLWDVLATCLLLLSSVATRPLYQNPQPAKRTYFPSSYSDTVSLSVEDVEPEFPREDRSLQEISMEDQYDITGPYPEQFDDVMDFIEATIGRLRRSSEPNGGSRGRREQRQRGAANTGGAGRGGHGDRRKGRGRGGSRGGKGGRGEKGRERISVQSRGCLLKEVHLNVTDLGLGYQTKEELIFRYCSGPCAEAETNYDKILNNLSHNKKLDKDTPSRTCCRPIAFDDDLSFLDDNVVYHTLKKHSARKCGCV; encoded by the exons ATGAAGTTATGGGATGTTTTGGCCACGTGTTTGTTGCTCCTGAGCTCTGTTGCTACAAGGCCTCTCTACCAAAACCCTCAGCCAGCCAAGAGAACTTATTTccccagcagctacagtgatACTGTGTCCCTGTCTGTGGAGGACGTAGAGCCAGAGTTCCCGCGTGAAGACCGCAGCCTGCAGGAGATCTCTATGGAGGATCAGT atgacatcacaggtcCCTATCCAGAACAGTTTGATGATGTAATGGATTTTATTGAGGCTACCATCGGCAGACTCCGGAGATCATCAGAGCCCAACGGGGGCTCGAGGGGACGAagggagcagagacagaggggagcaGCAAACACAGGAGGAGCGGGgagaggaggacatggagaCAGGAGGAAGGGTCGGGGGCGAGGGGGCAGTCGAGGGGGTAAAGGAGGCCGGGGtgaaaaggggagggagaggatatCGGTGCAGAGTCGCGGCTGCTTGCTAAAGGAGGTCCATCTCAATGTCACAGACTTGGGGCTGGGCTACCAGACCAAAGAGGAGCTGATCTTCCGGTACTGCAGCGGCCCCTGTGCCGAGGCAGAGACCAACTATGACAAGATCCTCAACAACCTCTCCCACAACAAGAAGCTGGACAAGGACACTCCCTCTCGCACCTGCTGTCGACCGATCGCCTTCGACGATGACTTATCCTTCCTGGACGACAATGTGGTGTATCACACACTGAAGAAGCATTCTGCCAGGAAGTGTGGCTGTGTctga
- the gdnfa gene encoding glial cell line-derived neurotrophic factor isoform X2, which produces MKLWDVLATCLLLLSSVATRPLYQNPQPAKNLPDDITGPYPEQFDDVMDFIEATIGRLRRSSEPNGGSRGRREQRQRGAANTGGAGRGGHGDRRKGRGRGGSRGGKGGRGEKGRERISVQSRGCLLKEVHLNVTDLGLGYQTKEELIFRYCSGPCAEAETNYDKILNNLSHNKKLDKDTPSRTCCRPIAFDDDLSFLDDNVVYHTLKKHSARKCGCV; this is translated from the exons ATGAAGTTATGGGATGTTTTGGCCACGTGTTTGTTGCTCCTGAGCTCTGTTGCTACAAGGCCTCTCTACCAAAACCCTCAGCCAGCCAAGA ATCTTccagatgacatcacaggtcCCTATCCAGAACAGTTTGATGATGTAATGGATTTTATTGAGGCTACCATCGGCAGACTCCGGAGATCATCAGAGCCCAACGGGGGCTCGAGGGGACGAagggagcagagacagaggggagcaGCAAACACAGGAGGAGCGGGgagaggaggacatggagaCAGGAGGAAGGGTCGGGGGCGAGGGGGCAGTCGAGGGGGTAAAGGAGGCCGGGGtgaaaaggggagggagaggatatCGGTGCAGAGTCGCGGCTGCTTGCTAAAGGAGGTCCATCTCAATGTCACAGACTTGGGGCTGGGCTACCAGACCAAAGAGGAGCTGATCTTCCGGTACTGCAGCGGCCCCTGTGCCGAGGCAGAGACCAACTATGACAAGATCCTCAACAACCTCTCCCACAACAAGAAGCTGGACAAGGACACTCCCTCTCGCACCTGCTGTCGACCGATCGCCTTCGACGATGACTTATCCTTCCTGGACGACAATGTGGTGTATCACACACTGAAGAAGCATTCTGCCAGGAAGTGTGGCTGTGTctga